GATAAGCTCACCATCAGCCGACAACGCCTGACTATAAGAAGCAACTTGCTGCTTTTCACGAGCTAATGAGCTAGTTGCAAGCAATGCATCTAGCCCCTTTCCTAAACCACGCTTAGACATTGAGCGAATTCCTTTGGTTGGACCTATACTGGGACTTCTTCACGACGTAACATTTCGCCAGCAAGAGCAAGATATGCCTTAGCTCCTGCAGAATATTTGTCGTAGTACATTGCTGGCTTGCCATGACTCGGCGCTTCTGCCAGACGCACATTTCTAGGGATCACAGTTCGATAGACTTTGCTACCGAAGTGCTTTTTGAGTTGATCAGACACTTCGTTCGATAAGCGGTTACGAGGATCGTACATAGTACGCAGAAGACCTTCAATCTTCAGATTCTCATTTACCACTGCAGCGAGCTTGCTAATGGTATCCATCAACGCAGTCAAACCTTCCAGAGCAAAGTATTCACATTGCATAGGAACCAATACGGAATCGGCCGCAGCCATCGCATTAATTGTAAGAAGATTTAATGACGGTGGGCAATCGATAAAGATGAAATCATAGTTATTACGAATGGATGCCAACGCGTTCTTTAGGCGAACTTCACGAGCAAACACTTCCATCAATTTGATTTCTGCCGCTGTAACATCACCATTTGCGGCGATAAGGTCATAATTGCCAGATGTACTTCGGCAAACTACCTCATCAAATGGGGTGTCTTCAACCAGCAAATCGTAAGCAGTTGCTTCAACCTGATACTTGTCAACACCGCTCGCCATCGTGGCATTACCTTGAGGATCGAGGTCAACAACCAATATCTTGCGCTTTGTTGCCGCCATTGATGCTGCCAAGTTAATGCAAGTTGTTGTTTTTCCTACGCCACCCTTCTGGTTGGCAATTGCTACGATTTTACCCACTATGGCCTCGCTGATTATCCCTGACGCGATAAAGTAACTAGATGACGCTCTCCATCAAGCTCTGGCACTTGCAAAGCTTTAATGTCTGCCACTGAACACCATTCAGGTAACAGGTCGATTTCGTCTCTAGGATGTTGTCCCTTAAGAGCCAAAAATACACCGGATTGCTCTTTAGGTAAATGATGACACCACTCTACCATGTCTGTCATTGATGCAAATGCGCGACTGAGCACGGCATCAAACTTTTCTTCTGGTTGAAATTCTTCAACGCGGCTTTGAATCGGCACCACGTTGTCGATCCCCAGCTCATGAATCACTTGCTTGATAAAGCGAATACGCTTACCCAAGCTGTCTAGCAAGTAAAACTCGCAGTCAGGATTCATGATTGAGAGCGGAATCCCAGGAAGGCCAGGGCCTGTGCCAACGTCAATAAAGCGCTTGCCTTGTAAGTGAGTGCTAACAATGATGCTATCTAAGATATGTTTCACCATCATTTCTTGCGGATCACGAACTGACGTAAGATTGTATGCTTTGTTCCACTTGTTTAGTAACTCAACATAGCCAACCAATTGGCTGCGTTGCTTTTCAGATACTTCAAGTTCAGTCTGGCCAATCAGGTGATCCAGTTTTTCGCGTAATGCGCTCATTATGCTTCCTCACCTTTTTTCAACAGGCCGTGTTTTTTCAAGTAAACCAACAGAATTGAAATTGCAGCAGGTGTGATACCTGAGATTCGCGATGCAATACCAATTGAGTCTGGTTTAGCGGTAGTTAGTTTTAGAACCACTTCGTTAGAAAGCCCTTTTACCTTACTGTAATCGATGTCAGCCGGCAGTTTGGTGTTTTCATGACGCAGTGATTTTTCAATTTCATCTTGTTGACGTTGGATATAGCCATCGTACTTCACTTGGATCTCAACTTGCTCAGACGCTTGTTGATCTTCCAGTGCAGGACCAAAACGATCCAACGACGTTAGCTGTGAATAAGTCATTTCAGGACGACGAAGAAGATCTTCACCACTCGCTTCACGAGACATTGGTGTTTTCAGGATCTGGTTCAATTGATCAATATCTTCAGATTTTGGATTAATCCATGTTTCTTTAAGACGTTGACGCTCTTTCTCCATGTTTTCCATCTTCTCGTTGAATCGCGTCCAACGAGCATCGTCGACCAAGCCAAGTTCACGTGACTTTTCAGTCAAACGGATATCAGCGTTGTCTTCACGAAGCAACAAGCGGTACTCCGCGCGAGATGTAAACATGCGGTACGGTTCTTTAGTACCCATCGTCGATAAGTCATCGATAAGTACACCCATGTAAGCTTGATCGCGGCGTGGGCTCCAGCCCTCTTTGCCTTGCGTAAACAAACTCGCATTCAAACCGGCCATTAAGCCTTGTGCTGCAGCTTCTTCGTAGCCAGTGGTGCCATTGATTTGCCCCGCAAAGAACAACCCCTTAATAAACTTGGTCTCGTAAGTCAGTTTAAGATCGCGAGGGTCAAAGAAATCGTACTCAATCGCGTAACCAGGACGAACGATGTGTGCGTTCTCAAAACCTTTCATTGAGTGAACGATTTTTACCTGAACATCAAACGGCAAACTGGTTGAAATACCATTCGGGTATAACTCGTGCGTCGTTAGGCCTTCAGGCTCAATGAAAATTTGGTGACTGTTTTTATCAGCAAAGCGCATCACTTTGTCTTCAATCGACGGACAGTAACGAGGGCCAATACCTTCAATCACACCAGCGTACATCGGGCTGCGATCGAGGTTGGCACGAATAACGTCATGCGTATTTTCGTTAGTGTGCGTGATGTAACATGGAATCTGACGCGGCTGCTGAGCTCGGTTACCCATGAATGAGAAAACCGGAGTCGGATTATCGCCGTGTTGAACCTCAAGCTCAGAAAAATCAACGCTGCGTGCATCGATGCGAGGAGGTGTACCCGTTTTCAGGCGATCAACACGAAATGGAAGATCACGAAGACGGTCAGCGAGCGCGATCGATGGTGGATCACCCGCACGTCCACCCGATGAACTTTCCATACCAATATGAATCTTACCGCCTAGGAATGTGCCTACCGTTAAGACCACAGCATTAGCGCGGAATTTGAGGCCCATTTGCGTAACCACACCCACCACTTGATCTTGTTCAACGATCAAGTCATCAACCGACTGTTGGAACAGAGTTAGGTTTGGTGTGTTTTCAAGAACATTACGGACAAAGGCTTTGTAAAGTGCGCGGTCAGCTTGTGCACGAGTTGCACGTACCGCAGGGCCTTTTGATGCGTTTAATGTTCTGAACTGAATACCTGCATGATCAATAGCTTGCGCCATTAATCCACCCATAGCATCGACCTCTTTTACCAAGTGGCCCTTACCGATCCCGCCAATAGCTGGGTTACAAGACATTTGTCCCAACGTATCGATATTATGAGTTAGTAATAACGTACTTTGACCAGTACGTGCAGATGCGAGTGCGGCTTCCGTTCCTGCATGGCCACCACCAACAACGATGACGTCAAATTTTTCGTGATAAAGCATGAACCGACCTCAGGTACTCAAACGTTTCTAGATTGATAAAAAGGAGCGATATTCTACCTGTTTTCATAGCTTGAGAAAACGTTTTTGGAATTTTTCGAAAAAGCTGTTTTTAATTAATATAGATAAGATCTTTAGAGAGATCTTTTATTAGATCTATTATTAGGATCGAGGGTATCTGTGGATAAGTAGAAAATGATCAACAAGATCATGGATCTTTTTTGGATCAAAGGGTGTGATCTAACTTTGATCATAATGAGGATTAGCTGGGATCAAAATGGCTACTTATGCACAAGGGGAAATTACCTAGAAAGTTGTTATTTGGATAACTATAGGTTGATCACCGTATATGTATGATCTTATCCACAGAGGAAATTGAAAAAAAGGACATGTATTTCGATTTATTTTCAAAAAAGTTATTCACAATCTCGATTTTCAGAGACAAAAAAAGCGGCATAAGCCGCTTTTTAGAAGATTGAGGTGTTAAAACTGGTCACTATGATCGTTAAACCATTCCTCTGCAGCATCTTCTGGGACCGGAGTTTCAAGAACATCGATGGTAAAACAGCCAGAAATAGCTTGAGCACCGAGCTCGTTTAGTTGGCTGTGGACTAATTTACCTGCCAAACAGAAGGTATCGTAGCTCGAATCTCCAAGCGCCACTACAGCAAAGCGAACCTGGCTTAAATCTGGAGATTGCTGGGTCAATGCGTCGATAAACGGCTTAATATTATCTGGAAATTCACCGGCACCATGAGTTGAAGTGACCAACAACCAAAAGCCTTGTTGGGGGATATCATCGTATTCAGGTTGATTATGAAGGGTTATTTCATGACCTTGCTCTTCAAGAAGATCATTAAGGTGATCGCCAACGTACTCTGCACCACCTAAGGTGCTACCTGTAATAATGTGGATCATTAAGCTGTCCTTACTAAAGAAGAAGGCCAGCATGAGCCGGCCTTTTAAGGTTATTTACCAATACAGAATGAAGAGAAGATGCGACCTAAAAGATCGTCTGAACTGAACTCACCCGTGATCTCATTGAGGTGCTGCTGAGTAATTCGAAGCTCTTCCGCTAAAATCTCACCCGCCATGTAGCCTTCAAGCTGCTGTTGGCCGATATCTAGGTGTTCTGATGCTCGTTCTAGGGCATCTAAGTGACGACGACGTGCCATAAAGCCACCTTCATGACCACCAGCAAAGCCCATACAATCCTTTAGATGACTACGCAGAGCGTCGACACCTTGGCCTGTTTTGGCTGATAAGCGAATCAGGGTTGGATCGTTAACATGACAAATGCCTAACTCTTCACTGGTTTGATCCGCTTTATTACGAATTACCGTCATTCCGATGTTGTCTGGTAGACGATCAACGAAATCTGGCCAGATATCTTTCGGGTCTGTTGCGTCTGTTGTTGTGCCATCAACCATAAATAAAACTCGGTCTGCCTGAGCTATTTCTTCCCAAGCACGTTCAATACCTATCTTTTCTACTTCATCAGAGGCCTCACGTAGGCCTGCGGTATCAATAATATGCAGTGGCATGCCATCAATATGGATATGTTCACGCAGTACATCACGCGTAGTGCCGGCAATATCAGTCACAATGGCAGATTCTTTGCCTGACAATGCATTTAATAGGCTCGATTTACCCGCATTTGGGCGACCTGCAATCACGACTTTCATACCTTCACGCATGATGGCACCTTGATTGGCTTCTTGGCGCACAGCTTCGAGATTGTCGATGATAGCCTGTAAGTCAGCACTTACTTTACCGTCAGCAAGGAAATCAATTTCTTCTTCAGGGAAGTCGATAGCCGCTTCAACGTAGATTCTTAGGTAAATCAGGGAATCTACCAGTGTATTAATACGCTTTGAGAATTCACCTTGCAGGGATTGTAGTGCAGATTTCGCCGCTTCTTCTGAGCTTGCGTCAATCAGGTCAGCAATCGCTTCGGCTTGAGTTAAATCCATCTTGTCGTTTAAGAAGGCACGCTCTGAAAACTCACCTGGACGCGCAGCACGCACGCCTGAAATGGCTAGGATTCGTTTGATTAGCATATCCATCACCACCGGACCGCCGTGGCCTTGCAGCTCTAACACGTCTTCGCCAGTAAACGAATGTGGGTTAGGGAAGAAAAGCGCGATACCTTGGTCGAGTTCGATGCCATCGTGAGATTTAAACGGCAGGTACTCAGCGTAGCGAGGCTTAAGTGTTTTTCCTGTTACTTCTAGGGCAACTTGAGTCGCCAATGGGCCGGAAACGCGGATAATACCGACGCCACCACGGCCTGGCGCGGTCGCTTGAGCAACAATCGTATCTGTAGTCATAGGTGTGCCTGCTAGCATGTGAAAGCCAAAGAGGGCATTCACGATTAATCAATTAGCTGAATTGTAATCAGCTAAAAACAAAAAGGCGACCTTTTGGTCGCCTTTCTTTATCTCTTTCTATTATCGAACTTACTTAGAATGTAAGCCTTTCTTTTCCAGTGCGCGGTAGATAAGCGTTTGCTGAATTAGAGTTACGATGTTCGATACTAGCCAGTAAAGAACCAGACCTGAAGGGAAGAACAGGAAGAAGAATGTGAACATAACCGGCATAAAGGTCATGATCTTCTGCTGCATTGGATCCGTTACAGTTGTCGGGCTCATCTTCTGGATTAGGAACATTGAAGCACCCATCAGAAGTGGCAAGATGTAGTATGGGTCTTGTGCTGAAAGGTCAGTAATCCAACCGAAGAACGGTGAGTGACGCAGTTCAACAGACTCCATTAGTGCCCAGTATAGCGAAATGAAGATAGGCATTTGAAGAAGGATAGGTAAACAGCCACCTAGTGGGTTTACTTTCTCTTTCTTGTAAAGCTCCATCATTTCTTGACTCATGCGTTGACGGTCGTCGCCAATACGCTCACGCATTGCAGTCAGCTTAGGCTGAAGCATACGCATTTTCGCCATAGACGTGTACTGAGCTTTCGTTAGTGGGTACATAGCACCACGAACGATGAAAGTTAGACAGATGATTGCCAGACCCCAGTTCACAACGATGCCTTGAATAAATGAAAGCAGAGTATGAAGTGGTTTAGCAATGAACCATAACCAACCGTAGTCAACTACTAGGTCTAGGTTTGGTGCAACAGCAGCCATTTGGTCTTGAAGTTTAGGACCAACCCAAAGCGTTGCTTTGAAGCTTGCTTCGTCGCCAGTAGCGATGGTTTTGTTCGGCATGCGAACACCGATGTCGCCAAGGTTACCAATGACACGAGTGTAAAGGTTGCTGCCTGCTTCGTCGCGTGGAATCCAAGCACTTGCAAAGTAGTGTTGAATCATCGCTGCCCAACCTTGACCATTGGCTAGGTTAAGAGAAAGGTTGCGATCTTGCATGTCGTCGAAGCTGTATTTTTTGTAACGCGTATCTTCCGTAGAGTAAGCACCACCACGGTAAGTTGGCATTGTTAGGCTACCACCGTCATCCATAACGTTTTGACGTAGGTGAGCGTACATGCCGAATGTTGCGTTATTGCCAGAGTTGTTGACTACATCGTATTCAACGTCAATCGCGTAGCTGCCGCGCTTAAGGACGAATGTTTTTGTGTAATCCAGGCCGTTCGCTTGGTAAGTCATTGGGATGCGTAGTTCATCTTGACCTTCAGCCAACGTGAAGCTGTCTGCTGAAACCGTGTAGCTAGGGCGGTTA
Above is a window of Vibrio atlanticus DNA encoding:
- the mnmG gene encoding tRNA uridine-5-carboxymethylaminomethyl(34) synthesis enzyme MnmG; this encodes MLYHEKFDVIVVGGGHAGTEAALASARTGQSTLLLTHNIDTLGQMSCNPAIGGIGKGHLVKEVDAMGGLMAQAIDHAGIQFRTLNASKGPAVRATRAQADRALYKAFVRNVLENTPNLTLFQQSVDDLIVEQDQVVGVVTQMGLKFRANAVVLTVGTFLGGKIHIGMESSSGGRAGDPPSIALADRLRDLPFRVDRLKTGTPPRIDARSVDFSELEVQHGDNPTPVFSFMGNRAQQPRQIPCYITHTNENTHDVIRANLDRSPMYAGVIEGIGPRYCPSIEDKVMRFADKNSHQIFIEPEGLTTHELYPNGISTSLPFDVQVKIVHSMKGFENAHIVRPGYAIEYDFFDPRDLKLTYETKFIKGLFFAGQINGTTGYEEAAAQGLMAGLNASLFTQGKEGWSPRRDQAYMGVLIDDLSTMGTKEPYRMFTSRAEYRLLLREDNADIRLTEKSRELGLVDDARWTRFNEKMENMEKERQRLKETWINPKSEDIDQLNQILKTPMSREASGEDLLRRPEMTYSQLTSLDRFGPALEDQQASEQVEIQVKYDGYIQRQQDEIEKSLRHENTKLPADIDYSKVKGLSNEVVLKLTTAKPDSIGIASRISGITPAAISILLVYLKKHGLLKKGEEA
- the rsmG gene encoding 16S rRNA (guanine(527)-N(7))-methyltransferase RsmG codes for the protein MSALREKLDHLIGQTELEVSEKQRSQLVGYVELLNKWNKAYNLTSVRDPQEMMVKHILDSIIVSTHLQGKRFIDVGTGPGLPGIPLSIMNPDCEFYLLDSLGKRIRFIKQVIHELGIDNVVPIQSRVEEFQPEEKFDAVLSRAFASMTDMVEWCHHLPKEQSGVFLALKGQHPRDEIDLLPEWCSVADIKALQVPELDGERHLVTLSRQG
- the mioC gene encoding FMN-binding protein MioC; this translates as MIHIITGSTLGGAEYVGDHLNDLLEEQGHEITLHNQPEYDDIPQQGFWLLVTSTHGAGEFPDNIKPFIDALTQQSPDLSQVRFAVVALGDSSYDTFCLAGKLVHSQLNELGAQAISGCFTIDVLETPVPEDAAEEWFNDHSDQF
- a CDS encoding ParA family protein, producing MGKIVAIANQKGGVGKTTTCINLAASMAATKRKILVVDLDPQGNATMASGVDKYQVEATAYDLLVEDTPFDEVVCRSTSGNYDLIAANGDVTAAEIKLMEVFAREVRLKNALASIRNNYDFIFIDCPPSLNLLTINAMAAADSVLVPMQCEYFALEGLTALMDTISKLAAVVNENLKIEGLLRTMYDPRNRLSNEVSDQLKKHFGSKVYRTVIPRNVRLAEAPSHGKPAMYYDKYSAGAKAYLALAGEMLRREEVPV
- the mnmE gene encoding tRNA uridine-5-carboxymethylaminomethyl(34) synthesis GTPase MnmE, which produces MTTDTIVAQATAPGRGGVGIIRVSGPLATQVALEVTGKTLKPRYAEYLPFKSHDGIELDQGIALFFPNPHSFTGEDVLELQGHGGPVVMDMLIKRILAISGVRAARPGEFSERAFLNDKMDLTQAEAIADLIDASSEEAAKSALQSLQGEFSKRINTLVDSLIYLRIYVEAAIDFPEEEIDFLADGKVSADLQAIIDNLEAVRQEANQGAIMREGMKVVIAGRPNAGKSSLLNALSGKESAIVTDIAGTTRDVLREHIHIDGMPLHIIDTAGLREASDEVEKIGIERAWEEIAQADRVLFMVDGTTTDATDPKDIWPDFVDRLPDNIGMTVIRNKADQTSEELGICHVNDPTLIRLSAKTGQGVDALRSHLKDCMGFAGGHEGGFMARRRHLDALERASEHLDIGQQQLEGYMAGEILAEELRITQQHLNEITGEFSSDDLLGRIFSSFCIGK
- the yidC gene encoding membrane protein insertase YidC codes for the protein MDSQRNILLIALALVSFLLFQQWNVAQNPAPQAVEQAQSGSTLPAPSYADDLDPAPGQVASAKTITVTTDVLTLSIDTVGGDVVTANLNDYSAEFDSEDTFVLLKNEPGHQFIAQSGLVGPQGIDLSSTNRPSYTVSADSFTLAEGQDELRIPMTYQANGLDYTKTFVLKRGSYAIDVEYDVVNNSGNNATFGMYAHLRQNVMDDGGSLTMPTYRGGAYSTEDTRYKKYSFDDMQDRNLSLNLANGQGWAAMIQHYFASAWIPRDEAGSNLYTRVIGNLGDIGVRMPNKTIATGDEASFKATLWVGPKLQDQMAAVAPNLDLVVDYGWLWFIAKPLHTLLSFIQGIVVNWGLAIICLTFIVRGAMYPLTKAQYTSMAKMRMLQPKLTAMRERIGDDRQRMSQEMMELYKKEKVNPLGGCLPILLQMPIFISLYWALMESVELRHSPFFGWITDLSAQDPYYILPLLMGASMFLIQKMSPTTVTDPMQQKIMTFMPVMFTFFFLFFPSGLVLYWLVSNIVTLIQQTLIYRALEKKGLHSK